One window from the genome of Bacillus tianshenii encodes:
- a CDS encoding potassium channel family protein — protein MYVGMIVSVVFILAVSLKTLWKSQVEKKQYLTLENLLLLFFTYLIVLIGFGLIYALLELMGVPVLIDNLASENDSFLHLLSAKMYFSAVTLLSVGYGDITPIGAGRWIAMFEALVGYVLPAAFVVRTVIEIEKHE, from the coding sequence TTGTATGTCGGTATGATTGTCAGTGTCGTGTTTATTTTAGCGGTCAGCTTGAAGACTTTATGGAAATCTCAAGTTGAGAAGAAGCAGTATCTTACGCTTGAAAATTTGTTATTACTATTCTTTACATACCTAATTGTCCTTATTGGATTTGGTCTTATATATGCTCTACTGGAATTGATGGGGGTACCGGTGTTGATTGATAATCTTGCATCGGAAAATGATTCATTTCTTCATTTGTTAAGTGCAAAAATGTATTTTAGTGCTGTGACGCTGCTTTCTGTAGGATATGGTGATATAACCCCAATTGGAGCGGGGCGTTGGATTGCGATGTTTGAAGCGCTCGTTGGTTATGTATTGCCTGCTGCCTTTGTTGTGCGGACTGTTATCGAGATTGAAAAACATGAATAG
- the bcp gene encoding thioredoxin-dependent thiol peroxidase, translated as MAVEPGQKAPDFTMPASNGEDVSLSDFKGKNVVLYFYPKDMTPGCTTQACDFRDKHESFGELDAVILGVSPDPIDRHHKFIEKHDLPFLLLADEDHKLAEEYGVWQLKKNFGKEYMGIVRSTFIIDKEGNLVKEWRKVRVKGHVEEALEYIKENMS; from the coding sequence ATGGCAGTAGAACCAGGTCAGAAGGCACCAGACTTTACAATGCCGGCAAGTAACGGTGAAGATGTTTCTCTTTCAGACTTTAAAGGGAAAAATGTTGTGCTTTATTTTTATCCAAAAGATATGACACCAGGATGTACAACGCAAGCTTGCGATTTTCGTGATAAGCATGAAAGCTTCGGAGAATTAGATGCGGTTATTCTTGGGGTGAGTCCAGACCCGATTGATCGTCATCATAAGTTTATTGAAAAGCATGACTTGCCATTTCTGCTTCTTGCTGATGAAGACCATAAGCTTGCTGAAGAATATGGTGTATGGCAGCTTAAGAAGAACTTCGGTAAGGAATATATGGGGATTGTCCGTTCGACATTCATTATTGATAAAGAAGGAAATCTTGTGAAAGAATGGCGTAAGGTGCGTGTGAAAGGGCACGTAGAAGAAGCCTTGGAATACATAAAAGAAAACATGTCCTAA
- the perR gene encoding peroxide-responsive transcriptional repressor PerR, with translation MAENRMELAMHTLKGSGVRITPQRHAILEYLIESMAHPTADEIYKALEGKFPNMSVATVYNNLRVFREVGLVKELTYGDSSSRFDCNTSDHYHVICERCGKIVDFHYPGLDEVETLAEQVAGFDVSHHRMEIYGTCPSCKGKQEH, from the coding sequence GTGGCAGAGAATCGAATGGAATTAGCAATGCATACGCTTAAAGGTTCCGGCGTGCGTATCACACCGCAGCGTCATGCGATACTAGAATATTTGATTGAATCAATGGCGCATCCAACTGCAGATGAAATCTATAAAGCGCTTGAAGGGAAATTCCCGAATATGAGTGTAGCCACGGTGTATAACAACCTGCGTGTTTTTCGTGAGGTAGGTTTGGTGAAAGAGCTTACTTACGGTGATTCCTCTAGCCGCTTTGATTGTAACACATCAGACCATTATCACGTTATCTGTGAACGGTGTGGAAAGATCGTTGATTTCCACTATCCTGGGCTAGATGAAGTAGAAACATTAGCCGAACAAGTTGCAGGTTTTGATGTCAGCCATCATCGCATGGAGATTTACGGTACGTGCCCATCTTGCAAGGGTAAACAAGAGCATTAA
- a CDS encoding ABC-2 family transporter protein produces MFYLSMFFQYIGQYMKTRLQYRTDMVIEIFSDLLFQAVNLVFILVVFGHTQMLSGWSRDEIIFIYGFFLVPFALFGTFFNIWDFNERYIVQGEMDRILTRPIHSLFQIILERMELESLFGVITGIVVMLYAGGNLHLAFNWYDPFVFVAMVIGGTLVYGGIFISLASIGFWSDARTSIMPMMYNIGNYGRYPVDIYNPVIRYILTWILPFAFVGVYPSAYFLGRTEWYNYAFLTPVVGVVFFTLSVLVWNQGVKRYRGAGN; encoded by the coding sequence GTGTTTTACTTATCGATGTTCTTTCAATATATAGGACAGTATATGAAGACGCGGCTCCAATACCGGACTGACATGGTGATTGAGATTTTTTCAGATTTATTGTTTCAGGCGGTAAATTTAGTTTTCATTCTTGTGGTGTTTGGCCATACACAAATGTTAAGTGGCTGGAGTCGTGACGAAATTATCTTTATTTATGGTTTTTTTCTTGTGCCGTTTGCCCTCTTTGGTACATTCTTTAATATCTGGGACTTTAATGAGCGTTATATTGTGCAAGGGGAGATGGATCGGATTTTAACTAGGCCGATTCATAGCTTATTTCAGATTATTTTAGAGCGAATGGAATTGGAATCGTTATTTGGAGTGATAACAGGAATTGTCGTTATGCTCTATGCTGGTGGGAATTTGCATCTTGCGTTCAATTGGTATGATCCGTTTGTGTTTGTGGCAATGGTTATCGGTGGTACGCTCGTGTATGGAGGCATCTTTATTTCACTTGCAAGCATTGGGTTCTGGTCAGATGCTCGGACATCAATCATGCCGATGATGTACAATATCGGAAATTATGGAAGATACCCAGTTGATATATACAACCCTGTTATTCGTTATATTTTAACGTGGATTTTGCCGTTTGCCTTTGTAGGTGTTTATCCGTCAGCTTATTTTCTTGGCCGAACAGAATGGTACAATTATGCATTCTTAACACCTGTTGTTGGGGTTGTATTTTTTACACTATCTGTACTGGTTTGGAACCAAGGTGTGAAGCGGTATCGTGGTGCTGGAAATTAA
- a CDS encoding ABC-ATPase domain-containing protein: MNNLKKKLQKIDGRGYKAYKEIQGCYQFSTFTLAIDHVQGDPFASPSKIRIIVQRAKTNLENALTDNRRRTLSCEDVFARAVSKAIHKKTSGVSGSGKSGLVTIDTPGQEVIERTAVSIDDKQVTLCLSVGLPARGRKILGRQAEQLFFELIPDILKSSVFAVPASELEDAVQLNDKQHAIREYMKAHDLIAFVGNGAILPRSSGISNKPLQTGKVVPFTSPSSLEVSIPVPHQDEPVTGMGIKKGITLIVGGGYHGKSTLLEAIERGVYNHVSGDGREFVLTDPSAVKIRAEDGRKVTNVNISPFIKNLPHGKDTERFTTENASGSTSQASNIIEALEAKAETLLIDEDTSATNFMIRDSRMQALVAKNKEPITPFVDKVQQLYNQYGISSILVMGGSGDYFDAADKVVMMEQYLPHDVTDEAKKIASDIENNREVEGGKSFGEINERILLTESLDSRKGKKNKVKVRGKTQIQYGKTDILLHDVEQLVDASQTRMIGEILTYVEQKKLLNGGKSLAQLLEAVEKQIDERGLASFTRFPEQHPGELARPRMQELAAALNRLRTLAVKS, translated from the coding sequence TTGAACAATTTAAAGAAAAAATTGCAGAAAATTGACGGAAGAGGATACAAAGCATATAAGGAAATTCAAGGGTGCTATCAATTTTCGACATTTACGCTGGCAATCGATCATGTTCAAGGCGATCCATTTGCAAGTCCTTCAAAAATAAGAATTATTGTACAACGGGCCAAAACAAATCTCGAGAATGCGCTAACAGATAATCGACGTCGCACTCTTTCTTGTGAGGATGTATTTGCAAGAGCTGTTAGCAAAGCGATTCATAAGAAGACGTCAGGTGTTAGTGGTTCAGGCAAAAGCGGCTTAGTAACGATTGATACACCAGGTCAGGAAGTTATCGAGCGGACTGCTGTATCGATTGATGACAAGCAAGTAACTCTTTGCTTATCAGTTGGTCTGCCGGCAAGAGGACGGAAGATATTAGGACGTCAGGCAGAACAGCTTTTCTTTGAACTTATTCCTGATATATTGAAATCGTCCGTGTTTGCAGTTCCAGCTAGCGAATTAGAAGACGCAGTGCAGCTTAATGATAAGCAGCACGCGATTCGTGAATATATGAAGGCTCATGATTTGATTGCTTTTGTCGGAAATGGAGCTATTTTGCCTCGTAGCAGTGGTATTAGCAATAAGCCATTACAAACAGGAAAGGTGGTCCCGTTCACCTCTCCTTCATCACTAGAGGTGTCGATACCCGTTCCACATCAGGACGAACCAGTTACAGGGATGGGGATTAAGAAAGGGATTACGTTAATTGTCGGTGGAGGCTATCACGGTAAAAGTACATTGCTTGAAGCAATTGAGCGCGGTGTCTATAACCATGTTAGTGGGGATGGAAGAGAGTTTGTATTAACAGACCCTTCAGCTGTCAAAATTCGTGCTGAGGACGGACGAAAGGTTACAAACGTTAATATCTCGCCATTCATTAAAAATCTACCGCATGGGAAGGACACAGAGCGTTTTACAACAGAGAATGCAAGTGGAAGCACCTCACAGGCCTCAAATATTATTGAAGCGTTAGAAGCAAAGGCAGAGACGTTATTGATTGATGAGGATACAAGCGCGACAAACTTTATGATTCGGGATTCACGAATGCAGGCACTAGTCGCAAAGAATAAAGAGCCGATTACCCCATTTGTCGACAAAGTTCAGCAATTGTATAATCAATATGGTATTTCGTCGATTCTTGTCATGGGCGGATCTGGTGATTACTTTGATGCAGCAGATAAAGTTGTGATGATGGAACAGTACCTGCCGCATGACGTAACAGATGAAGCGAAGAAGATTGCCTCTGATATTGAAAATAATCGTGAAGTTGAAGGCGGCAAATCATTTGGTGAGATAAATGAACGCATTCTCTTAACGGAAAGTCTTGATTCCCGAAAAGGAAAGAAAAATAAAGTAAAAGTTCGCGGCAAAACACAGATTCAATATGGTAAGACAGATATTTTATTACATGATGTTGAGCAGCTTGTTGATGCAAGCCAAACTCGTATGATCGGTGAAATCCTCACCTATGTAGAGCAGAAGAAGCTTCTAAACGGTGGAAAGTCACTTGCACAGCTTCTAGAAGCTGTAGAGAAGCAAATTGATGAACGCGGACTTGCTTCATTTACCCGTTTTCCAGAACAGCACCCAGGCGAGCTTGCACGGCCGCGAATGCAAGAGCTTGCTGCTGCGTTAAATCGGCTGCGAACATTAGCAGTGAAGTCATAA
- the queG gene encoding tRNA epoxyqueuosine(34) reductase QueG, translating to MTYAQLKEELIAYSKSIGIDKIGFASTDTFDTLKERLKQQQSLNYQSGFEESDIEKRTEPVLLLPKAQSIISIALAYPSKMKGAPRSTRKEPRGLFCRASWGKDYHHILREKLALLEQFLQEKVPDAACKSMVDTGELSDRAVAERAGIGWSAKNTSIITPEFGSYVYLGEMVTNIPFEPDTPIEEECGSCTKCIDACPTGAIVEGGQLNSQRCIAFLTQTKGFLEDEFRVKLGNRIYGCDTCQTVCPKNKGKDFHLHQEMEPDPETVKPLLKPLLQISNREFKERFGSIAGSWRGKKPIQRNAIIALAHYKDQTAVPILEKLLREDPRPVIRGTAAWAIGKIGSETALDILIKAKMEEKDGKVAEEIQKGLNMLANQDSSDSNPITK from the coding sequence ATGACATATGCCCAGTTAAAAGAAGAGTTAATTGCATATAGTAAATCAATCGGTATTGATAAAATTGGGTTTGCGTCTACAGATACGTTTGATACGTTGAAGGAACGTTTGAAACAGCAGCAATCTTTGAACTATCAATCAGGCTTTGAGGAAAGTGATATTGAGAAGCGAACCGAGCCAGTGTTGTTGCTGCCGAAAGCGCAATCCATTATTTCAATTGCATTAGCCTATCCCTCTAAGATGAAAGGTGCACCGAGAAGTACGCGAAAAGAACCGCGTGGGCTATTCTGTCGGGCCTCTTGGGGGAAGGACTATCATCATATTCTGCGTGAAAAGTTAGCGCTGCTTGAACAGTTCCTACAAGAAAAGGTACCTGATGCAGCGTGTAAATCAATGGTAGATACAGGCGAGCTGTCAGACCGGGCTGTTGCTGAGCGTGCAGGTATCGGCTGGAGCGCGAAGAATACATCAATAATAACGCCTGAATTTGGCTCCTATGTGTATTTAGGTGAGATGGTTACGAATATTCCATTTGAACCTGATACGCCGATAGAAGAGGAATGTGGCTCTTGTACGAAGTGTATTGATGCATGCCCAACTGGTGCGATTGTGGAGGGCGGTCAGCTAAATTCACAGCGCTGCATTGCCTTTCTAACGCAAACGAAAGGTTTCCTCGAAGATGAATTCCGTGTTAAGCTCGGGAATCGCATTTATGGCTGCGATACGTGCCAAACAGTGTGCCCGAAGAATAAGGGGAAGGATTTTCACTTACATCAAGAAATGGAGCCAGATCCTGAGACGGTGAAGCCTTTGCTTAAGCCGCTTTTGCAGATTAGCAATCGCGAATTCAAAGAAAGGTTCGGCTCAATCGCAGGCTCGTGGCGTGGCAAGAAGCCAATTCAGCGCAACGCCATTATTGCACTAGCTCATTATAAGGATCAAACAGCGGTCCCGATCTTAGAAAAGTTGTTAAGAGAGGATCCGCGTCCTGTGATTCGTGGAACCGCAGCATGGGCAATCGGCAAGATTGGCTCAGAAACGGCACTTGATATCCTAATAAAGGCTAAAATGGAAGAAAAAGATGGAAAAGTCGCAGAAGAAATCCAAAAAGGGCTGAATATGCTAGCTAATCAGGATTCTTCGGACTCGAACCCAATTACTAAATAA
- a CDS encoding helix-turn-helix transcriptional regulator has product MELKIRINLDKVLKERKMKQKELNDLIEQKFGENKRLRPATISEICNNQRSTINKEHIELIASALEIKDVTKLLSFEETSS; this is encoded by the coding sequence ATGGAATTGAAAATTCGTATCAATCTTGATAAAGTACTAAAAGAAAGAAAAATGAAGCAAAAAGAACTCAATGACTTGATTGAGCAAAAGTTCGGCGAAAATAAGCGTCTTCGCCCAGCAACGATTAGCGAGATTTGCAACAATCAGCGCAGCACTATTAATAAGGAACATATTGAATTAATCGCTAGCGCTCTTGAAATCAAAGACGTAACAAAATTACTCAGCTTCGAAGAAACATCATCATAA
- a CDS encoding YgzB family protein: MGLKYSSKINKIRTFALSLIFIGFAVMYVGIFFKENMWLMTAFIILGLLAIIASTGVYFWIGMLSTKTVQVQCPSCGKVTKVLGRVDLCMYCNEPLTLDPNLEGKEFSEDYNKKNKL; encoded by the coding sequence ATGGGATTAAAATACTCAAGCAAAATTAACAAGATTCGTACATTCGCGCTTTCCCTTATCTTTATTGGGTTTGCGGTTATGTATGTTGGGATATTTTTCAAAGAAAATATGTGGCTGATGACTGCCTTTATTATTTTAGGGCTCCTGGCGATTATTGCAAGTACTGGCGTTTATTTTTGGATCGGAATGCTTTCAACAAAAACCGTTCAAGTCCAGTGTCCTTCTTGCGGGAAAGTAACGAAGGTCTTAGGGCGAGTTGATTTATGTATGTATTGTAACGAACCACTAACACTTGACCCTAACTTAGAAGGAAAAGAATTCAGCGAAGATTATAATAAAAAAAACAAGCTGTAG
- a CDS encoding ABC-2 family transporter protein: MAKYIEMIRIRFLMMLAYRTNYYSGILIYSINIGAYYFLWTAIYGGKESIEGLSVIQMVTYIAVAWMARAFYFNNIDREIAREIKEGKVAVELIRPYHYLGMKTMQGLGEGIFRLLFFSLPGMVIVYFIFPLELSASFSIWLFFAASLVFSFVINTQINLLTGILTFFFFNNDGLIRAKRVTIDLFSGLILPISFYPGWAQEIMKFFPFQAISYIPSMIFTEGFNGNEVLDAIGFQLVWSVVLIIPIWLLWNLAKKRLVIQGG, from the coding sequence GTGGCTAAGTACATTGAAATGATCCGAATTCGGTTCTTGATGATGCTTGCGTATCGAACGAATTATTACAGCGGGATTTTAATCTATAGTATTAATATTGGAGCGTATTATTTCTTATGGACGGCTATCTATGGCGGGAAAGAGTCAATTGAAGGCTTGTCTGTTATCCAGATGGTTACTTATATTGCTGTGGCTTGGATGGCTCGTGCATTTTACTTCAATAATATTGACCGAGAAATTGCACGCGAAATAAAAGAAGGGAAAGTAGCGGTGGAACTGATTAGACCATACCATTATCTTGGAATGAAAACGATGCAAGGGTTAGGGGAAGGGATCTTCCGCTTATTGTTCTTCTCTTTACCAGGAATGGTGATTGTCTACTTTATCTTTCCACTTGAGTTATCTGCAAGCTTTTCAATTTGGCTCTTCTTTGCTGCGTCACTCGTCTTCAGCTTTGTTATTAATACACAAATTAATTTGCTGACAGGAATTTTAACATTTTTCTTCTTTAATAATGACGGCTTAATCCGGGCGAAGCGTGTGACGATTGACTTGTTCTCAGGTCTAATTCTTCCGATTAGCTTCTATCCAGGCTGGGCGCAAGAGATCATGAAGTTCTTTCCGTTCCAAGCAATCAGCTATATTCCAAGTATGATCTTTACAGAAGGATTTAATGGGAATGAAGTGCTTGATGCAATCGGTTTTCAACTGGTTTGGTCGGTTGTACTGATTATACCGATTTGGCTGCTTTGGAACTTAGCTAAGAAGCGCCTTGTGATTCAGGGGGGATAA
- a CDS encoding D-2-hydroxyacid dehydrogenase, producing MKALASFDPKESLKNQVIEEFPSIEFTFKQNMGEAKHLLPEADILVTYGEDLDESLIRSAHNLKWIMVVSAGMEKMPFEAIDEQGILVTNAKGIHAIPMAEYTIGMMLQTARRAKELYELEKKSEWNRKIKMVELAGKTVSILGAGAIGTEIARLCKAFRMKTKGMNTSGRDVENVDEVFSVEQLSEVVKEADFIVSVLPSTEKTKRLLEEKHFKVMKEEAVFINIGRGDVVDENLLIKMLQEKQLSHAVLDVFEQEPLPKHHSFWNMEEVTVTPHLSGISKMYLPRSFEIFEHNLKVFVSGEGEYVNKIDVKRGY from the coding sequence TTGAAGGCATTAGCATCCTTTGATCCGAAAGAGTCATTAAAGAATCAAGTTATTGAGGAATTTCCGTCTATCGAGTTTACCTTTAAGCAAAACATGGGGGAAGCTAAGCATCTTCTTCCGGAAGCTGACATATTGGTTACATATGGAGAGGATTTGGACGAGTCCCTTATTCGCTCTGCTCATAACTTAAAGTGGATAATGGTCGTTTCTGCTGGTATGGAAAAGATGCCATTTGAAGCGATTGATGAACAAGGCATCCTCGTGACGAATGCAAAAGGTATTCACGCGATTCCGATGGCAGAGTATACAATCGGAATGATGCTGCAAACAGCACGCAGAGCGAAGGAATTATATGAGCTTGAGAAAAAGAGTGAATGGAATCGAAAAATCAAGATGGTTGAACTTGCAGGGAAAACAGTCAGCATACTTGGAGCGGGAGCAATTGGGACAGAGATCGCCCGCTTATGTAAAGCATTCCGAATGAAAACAAAAGGAATGAATACATCTGGAAGAGATGTAGAAAATGTGGACGAGGTCTTTTCTGTAGAACAGCTGTCTGAAGTCGTTAAGGAAGCTGATTTCATTGTTTCCGTTTTGCCAAGTACAGAAAAAACAAAGCGTTTATTAGAAGAGAAACATTTTAAAGTAATGAAAGAGGAAGCGGTCTTCATTAATATAGGGCGAGGAGATGTAGTAGATGAGAATCTCCTTATTAAAATGCTGCAGGAAAAACAACTTTCCCACGCTGTATTAGATGTATTCGAACAGGAGCCGCTTCCGAAGCATCATTCTTTCTGGAATATGGAAGAAGTGACGGTGACCCCGCATTTATCAGGCATCTCAAAGATGTATTTGCCGCGTTCGTTCGAAATCTTCGAACATAACTTGAAGGTTTTCGTATCGGGAGAAGGGGAATACGTGAATAAAATCGACGTGAAGAGAGGCTATTGA
- a CDS encoding nucleotidyltransferase-like protein: MESILRPIYQERASRKETLAVLLLEKNKPHSSWTDHFDAVLIIIVEESDREWFAKHYEYEGKKAAMHIVTENQLVNWLSGGRNRRVIHWVLNGKVIFERNEYIENLRESLREFPEDVRQKKINTEFAKLVRSYSIGRDLYESKEFFDAYNQMVRSLHHLARLAVMEQGFHPEVTVWNQIKQIEPEIYKLYKELIESGEPLDKRIELLLIASGFAIRARTEEGNRHFLKLLRSKEEPWTFGELIEHEELQDYALDLGVLVEHLVEKGIVAVVNEPTKGKDVYHRTYQYRKDI; the protein is encoded by the coding sequence ATGGAGAGCATCTTACGTCCGATCTATCAAGAAAGGGCGAGCCGGAAGGAAACGTTGGCTGTCTTATTGCTCGAAAAGAACAAGCCTCACAGTTCTTGGACTGATCATTTTGATGCAGTATTGATTATTATTGTTGAAGAAAGTGACAGAGAATGGTTCGCGAAGCATTATGAATATGAAGGTAAGAAAGCAGCGATGCATATCGTTACAGAAAATCAGTTAGTTAATTGGCTTTCAGGAGGCAGAAATCGTAGAGTCATTCATTGGGTACTTAATGGGAAAGTAATCTTTGAACGTAACGAATACATAGAAAACCTTAGAGAAAGTCTTCGTGAATTTCCAGAGGACGTTCGTCAAAAGAAGATTAATACCGAATTTGCGAAATTGGTACGTAGTTATTCAATAGGTAGAGATTTATATGAATCCAAGGAATTCTTCGATGCATATAATCAGATGGTTAGAAGCTTGCATCATCTAGCCCGCCTTGCTGTCATGGAACAAGGCTTCCATCCAGAAGTAACGGTTTGGAATCAAATAAAGCAAATTGAGCCTGAAATCTACAAGCTGTATAAGGAGCTTATTGAAAGTGGAGAACCTTTAGATAAGCGGATAGAGTTGCTTTTGATTGCAAGTGGGTTTGCGATTCGTGCAAGAACAGAAGAAGGCAACCGGCATTTTCTTAAGCTGCTTCGTTCAAAGGAAGAGCCATGGACGTTTGGGGAGCTTATTGAGCATGAAGAACTTCAAGACTATGCGCTCGACTTAGGTGTATTAGTTGAGCATCTTGTAGAGAAAGGTATTGTTGCAGTAGTAAACGAACCGACAAAAGGTAAAGACGTTTACCACCGGACCTATCAATATCGAAAAGACATATAA
- a CDS encoding ATP-binding cassette domain-containing protein: protein MKNVIEVEQLRKEFVSYSSRSGLKGAFRDLFTRNYKILSAVNDISFNVKQGEMVGYIGENGAGKSTTIKMLTGILQPTSGSVLVNGMDPHKEREKFTRTIGVVFGQRSQLWWDIAVQESFRLLKKVYRVSDEDYAEHMEHVIESLDIGPLLDKPVRKLSLGQRMRCELAAALIHNPPLLFLDEPTIGLDVLVKLKIRQFLKEMNKKYKTTVLLTTHDLSDIEALCERVVMLDEGKIIYDGKLNDLRSNWGEGKQLQFQFTEQVSKEQLNKLAEELEVVWQQGERENVWLANVGPDESLISELIGRVVAAHQINDIKINEISTEEIVRNIYEEGVIRG, encoded by the coding sequence ATGAAAAACGTTATTGAAGTTGAACAATTAAGGAAGGAATTTGTCTCTTATTCAAGCCGTTCGGGGTTGAAGGGAGCGTTTCGTGATTTATTTACACGTAATTATAAGATTTTATCAGCAGTGAATGATATTTCGTTCAATGTGAAGCAAGGTGAAATGGTTGGGTATATCGGAGAGAATGGGGCTGGAAAATCAACGACAATTAAGATGTTAACCGGAATTCTGCAGCCGACCTCTGGTTCTGTACTTGTTAATGGAATGGACCCGCATAAGGAGCGGGAGAAATTCACCAGAACAATTGGTGTTGTCTTCGGTCAGCGCTCGCAGCTTTGGTGGGATATTGCGGTTCAGGAGTCGTTCCGGCTGCTGAAGAAAGTGTACCGCGTTTCAGATGAAGATTACGCCGAGCATATGGAGCATGTGATTGAATCATTAGATATTGGCCCACTGTTAGATAAGCCTGTCCGGAAACTATCGCTCGGGCAACGGATGCGCTGTGAGCTAGCCGCGGCCTTGATTCACAATCCGCCGCTTTTGTTTTTGGATGAACCAACAATTGGGCTTGATGTCTTAGTGAAGCTAAAGATTCGTCAGTTTCTTAAAGAAATGAATAAAAAGTATAAAACGACGGTCCTGCTGACAACACATGACTTATCTGATATTGAAGCGCTATGTGAACGCGTTGTCATGTTAGATGAAGGTAAAATCATTTACGACGGAAAATTAAATGATTTGCGTTCGAACTGGGGTGAAGGGAAGCAGCTTCAATTTCAATTTACAGAGCAGGTAAGTAAGGAACAATTGAACAAGCTTGCTGAAGAGCTAGAGGTTGTCTGGCAACAAGGTGAACGGGAAAATGTTTGGCTAGCAAACGTTGGTCCTGATGAATCACTTATTTCAGAGTTAATTGGCCGTGTTGTGGCTGCTCATCAAATCAATGACATTAAAATCAACGAAATTTCCACTGAAGAGATAGTGCGAAACATCTATGAAGAAGGTGTCATCCGTGGCTAA